One genomic region from Bradyrhizobium icense encodes:
- a CDS encoding AMP-binding protein — translation MTDTIHSYVSGISDASLLGDTIGGCLDRAAHRWSDRDALVSPSHGVRWTWKEFAGRVDALAAGFLALGLERGARIGVWSLNRPEWTLTQFAAAKAGLILVTINPAYRLSELEFALAKVGCAAIVTATAFKTSNYMEMLNTLLPELATSQPGELNATRLPQLRTVIQIGGPKCPGTIAFDDVARMGGARHREQLAELSKTLQFDDAVNIQFTSGTTGSPKGVTLTHHNILNNGYFVGRAMRLTEKDRICIPVPLYHCFGMVMGNLASVTLGAAMVYPGEGFDPLATLQTIEQEKCTALYGVPTMFIAELDHPEFARFDLKSLRTGIMAGAPCPIEVMKRVNNEMNMGEVTIAYGMTETSPVSFQSSTDDPLERRVSTVGRIHPHVEVKVVDLEGRVVPRGERGELCTRGYSVMLGYWDEAEKTADVLDANGWMHTGDLAVIDAEGYCNIVGRIKDMVIRGGENLYPREIEEFLYRHPKIQDVQIFGVADDRYGEELCAWIRTRPGDTLTADEVRAFCQGQIAHNKIPRYVEFVDEFPMTVTGKIQKFLMREAVEARLGLKAAKTA, via the coding sequence TTGACCGACACCATCCACAGCTACGTCTCCGGCATTTCCGACGCGTCCCTGCTCGGCGACACCATTGGCGGCTGCCTCGATCGGGCCGCTCATCGCTGGAGCGATCGCGACGCGCTGGTTTCGCCGAGCCATGGCGTGCGCTGGACGTGGAAGGAATTTGCTGGGCGCGTCGACGCGCTGGCGGCGGGCTTTCTCGCGCTTGGCCTCGAACGCGGCGCGCGGATCGGGGTGTGGTCACTCAACCGCCCGGAATGGACGCTGACGCAATTCGCCGCCGCCAAGGCCGGCCTAATTCTGGTCACCATCAATCCCGCCTATCGCCTCAGCGAACTCGAATTCGCGCTGGCGAAAGTCGGCTGCGCGGCGATCGTCACGGCGACCGCCTTCAAGACTTCCAACTACATGGAGATGCTGAACACGCTGTTGCCCGAACTCGCGACCTCGCAGCCCGGCGAATTGAACGCAACGCGGCTGCCACAACTGCGCACGGTGATCCAGATCGGCGGGCCGAAATGCCCCGGCACGATCGCGTTCGATGACGTGGCGCGGATGGGCGGGGCGCGGCATCGCGAGCAGCTTGCCGAGCTTTCGAAGACGCTGCAGTTCGACGACGCCGTCAACATTCAATTTACCAGCGGCACCACGGGCTCGCCGAAGGGCGTGACGCTGACGCATCACAACATCCTCAACAACGGCTATTTCGTCGGCCGCGCGATGCGGCTGACCGAGAAAGACCGGATCTGCATTCCGGTGCCGCTCTATCACTGCTTCGGCATGGTGATGGGCAACCTCGCCTCCGTCACGCTGGGCGCCGCCATGGTCTATCCCGGCGAAGGCTTTGATCCGCTGGCGACGCTGCAGACCATCGAACAGGAGAAATGCACGGCGCTGTACGGCGTACCGACCATGTTCATTGCCGAGCTCGATCATCCAGAGTTTGCGCGCTTCGACCTGAAATCGCTGCGCACCGGCATCATGGCGGGCGCGCCCTGCCCCATCGAAGTGATGAAGCGCGTCAACAACGAGATGAACATGGGCGAGGTGACGATCGCCTATGGCATGACCGAGACGTCGCCGGTCAGTTTCCAGAGTTCGACCGATGATCCGCTGGAACGGCGGGTGTCGACCGTCGGGCGGATTCATCCGCATGTCGAGGTCAAGGTGGTCGACCTCGAGGGACGCGTGGTGCCGCGCGGCGAGCGCGGCGAACTCTGCACCCGCGGCTACAGCGTCATGCTGGGCTATTGGGACGAGGCGGAAAAGACCGCCGACGTGCTCGACGCCAATGGCTGGATGCACACCGGCGACCTCGCCGTGATCGACGCGGAGGGCTATTGCAACATCGTCGGCCGCATCAAGGACATGGTGATCCGCGGCGGCGAAAACCTCTATCCAAGAGAGATCGAGGAGTTCCTCTATCGCCATCCCAAAATCCAGGACGTGCAGATCTTTGGCGTTGCGGATGATCGCTATGGCGAAGAGCTCTGTGCCTGGATCCGCACGCGTCCCGGCGATACGCTCACCGCCGACGAGGTCCGCGCCTTCTGCCAAGGCCAGATCGCCCACAACAAGATCCCGCGCTACGTCGAATTCGTCGACGAGTTCCCGATGACGGTGACGGGGAAGATACAGAAGTTTCTGATGCGGGAGGCGGTGGAAGCGCGGCTCGGATTGAAAGCGGCGAAGACGGCGTGA
- a CDS encoding serine hydrolase domain-containing protein: protein MQSKAEIDQILRQKCEAKEIPGVVAMAATGNEVIYQGAFGKRDLSKDDAMTADSVFWIASMTKAITTAAGMQLVEQGKLSLDEPIGKVLPDLASPQVLEGFDATGEPKLRPATKPITLRHLMTHTAGFAYNMWSEVCATYLDKTGTPAITTCLNAALKTPIMSEPGTRWEYGTNIDFVGKAVEAVTGTRLDAYLRDNMLTPLGMNDTAFKITDSMRQRLVGMHARGEDGSLAPMPFELEQNPEFHMGGGGLYGTAGDYIKFTQMILNKGRGNGNQLLKPETVALMSQNNIGELTMGKMVTVAPIYTNDVDLYPDMVKKWGLSFLINTAKTPEGRSAGSLAWAGLANTYFWIDPARDVAGVILMQLLPFADARCLEAFAGFERGVYAGLDAGQKAA from the coding sequence ATGCAAAGCAAGGCTGAGATCGACCAGATTCTGCGGCAGAAATGCGAGGCGAAGGAAATTCCCGGTGTGGTCGCGATGGCCGCGACCGGCAATGAGGTGATCTACCAGGGCGCGTTCGGCAAGCGCGACCTCTCCAAGGACGATGCCATGACCGCCGACAGCGTGTTCTGGATCGCTTCCATGACCAAGGCGATTACGACGGCCGCCGGCATGCAACTCGTGGAACAGGGCAAGCTCTCGCTCGACGAGCCGATCGGAAAAGTGCTGCCCGATCTCGCTTCGCCACAGGTGCTGGAAGGTTTCGACGCCACTGGCGAGCCGAAGCTGCGTCCCGCCACCAAGCCGATCACGCTGCGCCATCTGATGACCCACACCGCGGGCTTCGCCTACAACATGTGGAGCGAAGTGTGTGCGACGTATCTCGACAAGACCGGAACCCCGGCTATCACCACCTGCCTGAACGCCGCGCTGAAAACGCCGATCATGAGCGAGCCCGGCACGCGCTGGGAATACGGCACCAACATCGACTTCGTCGGCAAGGCGGTGGAAGCGGTGACCGGCACGCGGCTCGATGCGTATTTGCGCGATAACATGCTCACGCCGCTCGGCATGAACGATACGGCTTTCAAGATCACCGACTCCATGCGCCAGCGGCTGGTCGGCATGCATGCGCGCGGCGAAGATGGATCGCTGGCGCCGATGCCGTTCGAGCTGGAACAGAATCCAGAATTCCACATGGGTGGCGGCGGCCTCTATGGCACGGCCGGCGACTACATCAAATTCACCCAGATGATCCTCAACAAAGGCCGCGGCAACGGCAACCAGCTGCTGAAGCCGGAGACGGTCGCGCTGATGAGCCAGAACAACATCGGCGAACTCACCATGGGCAAGATGGTGACGGTCGCGCCGATCTACACCAACGATGTCGATCTCTACCCTGACATGGTCAAGAAGTGGGGACTCTCCTTCCTCATCAACACCGCCAAGACGCCGGAGGGCCGCAGCGCCGGGAGTCTCGCCTGGGCCGGCCTCGCCAACACCTACTTCTGGATCGATCCGGCGCGCGACGTCGCCGGCGTCATCCTGATGCAGTTGTTGCCGTTCGCCGATGCCAGGTGCCTGGAAGCCTTTGCGGGGTTTGAGCGCGGGGTTTATGCCGGGCTCGATGCCGGGCAGAAGGCGGCTTAA